A genomic window from Candidatus Thermoplasmatota archaeon includes:
- a CDS encoding response regulator, with translation MTSEHKQPKQLMIVDDDPDILISLRMLFEAKNINVVTAENGAECIKKLEDGFEGIILLDLMMPVLDGIETIKQMITEGFIEKNIIIVLTAKKIQGEEFNEIYPYIFEYITKPFDMDTLVSAVEKAMHSKPKKLPIL, from the coding sequence ATGACTTCAGAACACAAGCAACCAAAACAACTCATGATTGTCGATGATGACCCAGATATCCTGATAAGCTTACGCATGCTTTTTGAAGCTAAAAACATCAATGTTGTTACCGCTGAAAACGGTGCTGAATGTATCAAAAAACTCGAAGATGGTTTCGAAGGGATCATTCTGCTCGATCTAATGATGCCGGTTCTAGATGGTATCGAAACAATTAAACAAATGATTACCGAGGGATTTATAGAAAAAAATATCATTATTGTTCTAACTGCAAAAAAGATTCAAGGAGAAGAATTCAACGAGATATACCCATATATCTTTGAATATATCACAAAACCCTTTGACATGGATACTCTTGTTAGTGCTGTCGAAAAAGCAATGCATAGCAAACCAAAAAAACTCCCAATTCTGTAA